The Aythya fuligula isolate bAytFul2 chromosome 2, bAytFul2.pri, whole genome shotgun sequence genome contains a region encoding:
- the LOC116485674 gene encoding very low-density lipoprotein receptor-like — DTNSTGNRSSISDTGVGRWRALPRCGALCLLLALAGLCTAADGARAKCEDCSDGSDESACVKKTCAESDFVCNSGQCVPNRWQCDGDPDCENGSDESAELCHTRTCRVNEIRCGPQSTQCIPVSWKCDGEKDCDSGEDEESCGIVTCSAAEFTCSSGQCISKSFVCNVQDDCSDGSDELECAPPTCGVHEFQCKSSTCIPISWVCDDDADCSNHSDESLEQCGRQPAPPVKCATSEVQCGSGECIHKKWRCDGDPDCKDGSDEINCPSRTCRPDQFRCEDGNCVHGSRQCSGVRDCLYGTDEANCNNVIQCSGPGKFKCRSGECIDINKVCNQQRDCKDWGDEPLKECIINECDCPAGFEFIDKRNCGDIDECQNLGICSQMCINLKGGYKSERSRGYQMIPATGTWKRSYWYKDTNNTCDCNDAAKQGLGILPSSDLKPIFE, encoded by the exons gacactaacagcacgggtaataggagtagtataagtgacacaggtgtgGGGCGGTGGCGGGCGCTGCCGCGCTGCggggcactctgcctgctgctcgccctcgccggcctgtgcactgctgccgacggtgctagagcaaaatgtgaagactgctcagatggcagtgatgagagtgcttgtgtgaagaagacgtgtgctgaatctgactttgtgtgcaacagtggtcagtgtgtgccaaatagatggcagtgtgatggggatccggactgtgaaaatgggtctgatgagagtgctgagctgtgtcatacgAGAACATGccgggtaaatgaaatcaggtgtggtcctcagtcaacccagtgtatcccagtgtcctggaaatgtgatggtgaaaaggaCTGcgacagtggagaagatgaagagagtTGTGGCATTGTgacttgtagtgcagcagaattcacatgcagtagtgggcaatgtatttccaaaagctttgtctgcaatgtTCAAGATGACTGCAGTGATGGTAGCGATGAGTTGGAGTGTGCACCTCCTACCTGTGGTGttcatgagtttcagtgcaaGAGTTCTACCTGCATCCCTATCAGCTGGGTGTGTGATGATGATGCTGACTGCTCCAACCACTCGGATgaatctttggagcagtgtggccgccagcctgcacctccagTGAAGTGTGCTACGAGTGAGGTGCAGTGCGGCTCAGGTGAATGTATCCACAAGAAGTGGCGATGTGATggagatcctgattgcaaggatggaagtgatgaaattaactgcccttctcggacctgcaggccagaccagttcagatgtgaagatgggaactgtgtccatgggagtaggcagtgcagtggtgtgagagactgtctgtatggcactgatgaagcaaactgtaacaatgttattcagtgttctggacctggcaaattcaagtgcagaagtggagaatgcatagatatcaataaagtgtgtaaccagcagagagactgcaaggactggggtgatgagcccctgaaggaatgcatcataaatgaatgtgactgtccagctgggtttgagtttatagacaagagaaactgtggagacatTGATGAATGTCAAAACcttggtatctgtagtcaaatgtgtatcaacctgaaaggtggctacaaaagTGAACGTAGCCGTGGATATCAGATgattcctgctacaggaacctggaaaaggTCATACTGGTACAAAGacacaaataacacctgtgattgCAATGAcgctgctaagcagggtttaggg ATTTTGCCCAGCTCTGATTTGAAGCCAATATTTGAATGA